Within the Macrobrachium rosenbergii isolate ZJJX-2024 chromosome 17, ASM4041242v1, whole genome shotgun sequence genome, the region ataaataaaattttgcttaTTCAAAGGCAAGCAAGCCTGTGATCAAATAATGTCCCTCATGTAAGGGGACATACAAAGTGTTAAGTTATAAACAATCTTAACTCAAAGGATTGTCCTTTATATAAGCTGCTCCCTCGATTAGAAAACCTTGGGCTTGtggcattctgcttttccaactagggttGCAGCTTGGTTGATAATCATCACTGTAGAATATTCTTAGTATAAGGCAAAAAGGATTCACAAAAAACAAGACCAACTAGCATCGAAGACTGTCCTTAATATGAGACAAACTTTTAAGGTGATTCATGAAGAAAATAAGTTTAGCATCGAAGAATTAATTATCTTGATAtaaaccaaaataagaaaatgaataatgaaagaataaggCTAGCATGGAACAGTATCCtaagtttaaacaaaataaacaaaacaatatgaaaaactATGACACGACATGTGTTGCCAAGAATTTCTGAGAGTGAATTCATTTCTGCTTGTTTTCCTTCGTCTCGCAACTTTTTTTATAAGCAACTGGCAGCACCTCGTTTATTCCTTCTCTCACAAGACTTTTCGTTCCTGCTGTTGCTCCTTGTTATAGTTACAGCCTTTAAAATGTACTCGTACAGCTCGGTAGAAGATGTGGAAATTAGAGAAAGGTAACGTTAAAGGTGGACAGAGAGGTTGTAAGAGGCCAAAAAGACGGTGCTAAAACCTTTGGCGTTGTCTGTTCTCTGTGTTTATTATACTATTTAGATCATCGTGTTAAAGTGAGTGAACAtgatttttagtgtatataagtCTTTAATGGAAACCACTCTGATACGAAGACATACAATGAGCATAAATAGCcagattaacaaataaataaatatatatatgcatatatactgtatatataagggcaattgtgttttttatatatgtatgtatatccatttCCTCTAACAGGGGGTGACAAGAGAAAATAACGCAACAGACAAAGACACACTCATACCTCAGCTGCTGAGTAGTGGATGAACCCGTTGTGCAGCAAACTTCCACCACATTAGCTGCTCCTTAGTAGCACACTGAGCCCCCTGCACACACGATGCTATTTACCTCCATCATACATGCACTCTTCCACTTCCTGTATATTTAGCCTTCCCATACCAGTGTCTCTGACATGACATCTGTCCAACACCTACAGTAAGTCCTATCCTCCTCCCATGTCCTAAGATTTGcacattatacatttttttcattagtaCTTCATTCCTCCCACGCGACCAGACTATCTGAAAACAATCTGATCCGTCCTTTCACCTACGCTAACTTTTTTACCTCTTCTGCACATCTCATCTCTCACCCTCTTCATTCTACTAATAGCGCGTCTGTACATCAACCTCTTTTTTATTACGAGTCAATATCTACATTCACCATTTCACTTCCCTAAAGGAAAGGAGACTCAACGAACTGTTCATGCATTCCCACTACATGCAGAAATTTCTTGAAGATCAAAGATCAAATACAAAGATAGAATCCAGCAACTGAAAGGAAAACGTTCTATTTAAGAACTCTACCTACGAAGATTATAATTCtttaccatgtatgtatatatatatatatatatatatatatatatatatatatatatatatatatatatatatatatatatatatatatatatatatatacagtatatttatatgtatatatagatgtgtatatataaatatatattaaatatatgtgtatatatatatatatatatatatatatatatatgtatatctatatactgtataatatatgcatgtatgtatgtgtgtgtgtgtgatttaaagAGGTCTATTACAAGTTCTTAAACACTGATTTTGGGATGAGATGGCATTTCCCAGTAGATGATCACAGGAGCTCATGTTCTAACAGCGATCATTTTGAGTGACCATACCTGCAAGTACTAACGAGACTAATGTTACTGAACTCCTCTGATTAAAACCAGTGGTCAGAAGATAATGGCAACTGATATTATGTACAATAAATCAcgttaaatatgtttatattcctTGTGTTTCTGACTAATGATGTAATTATGATTTCGTTGGtatttatttaaggaaatgttTCACCATTAATGTCAATCGTTAAGCTAAGATACAAAGTAATAAACATCAGTAATTTATATAACGTTCGTTattgtttcaaatattttaattaatctttcactctgtctctcttgtacgtttaaaagatattttagcactctatctgtctgtctatctctctgtctatctatctatcttacaAAAAGGGTTCAAGCACTAGCGACTAGATAAGGAGCAGCACACTTTTTTCCCCTtgtaaaatgttttgtaaatagtTCGTTTCACTCTCCGAACAGATCGTCATTGACATGAGCGACTTTGCCAACGGCCAAATAACAGTGCAGACCGTTCAGTGTTCAGCTGTCGTCGAAGGTAAATATGGAGACAGGACCTACAAGAGAAGCTTCCCCTTGCCAAGTAACACAGTCATTGACGGGGTGAAAGCTGACCTCTCAGACGACAATATCCTCACTGTTACCGCTCCTAGGAAGGTGAGCTCACGTTCGCTGGTAGAATTATTTCAAGAATATTAGTATCTAGGcatgtttttatgtatgaaatttcaTCACTCGCGATGTGCGATGAAAatagactgaaaatatcaaaatgaaactgaagtaaaaGTATGCTTCCCAAAGAGCTTTCGTGTACTGGCTGCATGCACATCCTCAGAAGGTGTGTATACAGCAAATAAAGGATAATGCTTGGCAAGCATTCTTTTACTTCAAGCTCATTTCTGCATGTggatacactatatatgtatatgtagaggCATGATTGCTTTGCTGAAGCTCTTTAAATGACTCTGGTTAGAAGTATATGTGAGTGCATTGATAGAGCCTTGAACGTCTTATAAATAattagaagaaaaaggaaatcttCTTTATAGTAAAAGCAGACAAGAAAATGGTGATCTAGTATGATTTTGGAAAACAGATTAagatttaatgtcattttttccCTAAGCTTGTAAGGATAGTAACTGACTGTGTTATTACATGTTATGATTATAAGCCTGTTATTCTTAGATTTTAATCGTGAGTTTTCCTGTGTACATCAGGGTAGAGCTGTCGCCATCGGCACCTCTGGCTCCACAGGAAGCGCATCCACTGGGACTTCCCAGGCAAGCGCTTCGTCCATTGAAGCTCAGATTATTCCCACAGAATGTCAAAGTTCTCTTTCATCCTCCTGTACAACCACAAAGGGAAGGACGATTCCAATGACCCTCGAGGGAGAATCAGCTGCTGCCTCCACTGCAGCACAGGTTGTCAAAAACGAGGCCCTATCTACAGAACGCAGGTCCTCCCAAAGCAGGATCATCCCTCTCAACATAGAAGGCGAGGCAAGCTCTACCACATCTGCGACAATCACTACAGAAACCGCCAAGGAGGTCTCTGAGAGAATTATTCCAACAACTGTTCAAGAACAGCAAGGATACAGGACCGTGACGTCGTCATACCAGAACAGGATACTCCCCATCAATAAGCGGGGGAGGTTCTTCCAGGACGCTGCTTTTGAGAACGTTTGGAGAGACTTCGAGACCGCCATCGACGAACTAGTAGCTCGAAGGGGCTCGCGCGCTGGAATGGAGGATGACCGGGATCGATTCCAATCTTACAGAAACCTCCGTGATATAGTTCAGCAAGATGATAACCAGGCAGCGACTGTCTCCAAAGAGAACAATGAATGTAAGGTAAGAGAGGTTACGTTGCTTGTGCCTCAACTAATATCAGTTCCTTTCGAGTTTCCTTCTTTTCAGCGGCTGCGTCTCAACATGGCCCtcaaaattaaattactaaaagCAATTGAAAATAATCCTTAAGGTAAGGGAGGTTATATTACATTTACTTCAGCCAGTATCATTTCCTTCCAGTTTTTCCAATTTCTTAGAGTAGCAGCAGTAATAGTCGTAGCGACAGTAGATAATAATCAAAATAGTATCAAAGTagtattttaaaacattatttaatcAAAAATGCTTCGGGTTCTTCGTTATCTTCGGAACTCTGTTCATTGCAGATTAAGATATGTTAGGATAAATGGATGTTCCTCAGACGGTCCGATTCTCTTTAAAGTTGGCTATATCTTTATGAACATATAACCTATGTTTCCCTTTAAAAAGCAAATCTGCTTAATAGGCAAACATATTAACCCAGTGacagcacaagttttcttttagagaagaAGTTGAAAGGAAACCATATTGTGAAAACTCAGCctgtccaaaaaaaaagagagctaaTTATCAAGTTTCATTTCCAGAATATACACAGAGTCTAATCTTCTCTTCCTAGATTGTCGTGGACGTCAAAGATTTTGTAGATGGCCACCTTGACGTGAAAGCAATCGAGGGCGAGGTCATCGTATCAGGAAAGAAAGGACACTACACCTTCGAGAGGCGCTTCACGGTCGCTGGTCTCAAGCAGCCCGACAAAGTGACGGCGGCAATATCTGCCGACGGCATCCTTACCATAACTGCTCCTCTGTTTTAGACTGCAAAACCGAGGCCCCTCGCTGGAGTCCTTACCATCACAGCTTctctgaaaatgtattaaaaactaAAGACCATTACAAAAGATGAATGAGGCCGAAAAATCAGTATTCAGCTGGGAGGTGCTCTACAATCATAGCTCTACTATAAAGGAACTCCAGTGCCGAGGGCCTTTGCAAAACTGAAGGATGCCTAAAAAGTCCATTTCAGCTGATATTTCAACATACCGGTTCCTCagtaaagaaaaaaggagagcCCTTGCAAAACCACAAAACTCCCAGAAAGTTAGCGTCGGTCAACATTCTGGTTCCACCATAAAGGAACTTCATAGTTAAAGGCCTTCACTGACTGGGAATAACTTTTGTAAATTCAGTATCGACGTGGTCctcaaaacatcaaaacatagcACCACTGCAAATGAACCTCAACGATGAAGGCCACTGTAAGAACCAAAGATGCCAAATGATAGCATGACAATCGATATCAATGGAAATTCCATAGCTTACGACCTTTGCAAAACTGAAGTATcctctgtaaaagaaatttttaaaactgaagacCCTTTCAAAACCGGACAAATCTACTTCtatcaattaaaattctttaattcGTGCCTGTATTTTCGAGGGCTTGCTCATCTTTCATTGCGAACTGATTTTGACAAGGAAGACTTTTGACCAAGTCCGCAGAATTCTCATGGAATCCATTCGTGCTGAAAAATTCCGTTGCAGACGATCTCAGTAgtttaaaaagagaaagtaagaaattatcaacttttaaattgaataagaaaaatatctataaaaagcAGGTGCAATCTTGAAAATTTTTGAACAGAAGCCTTGATTCTGTGTAAGAAAATGTAACAAATCTTAATAAAAGCGTGAATGACAAAAAGAGGCAGGTAGGAGTAAATGAAGAGCTAATACAACCCTACTGAA harbors:
- the LOC136847743 gene encoding uncharacterized protein, yielding MPLVSSVLGDLAEGFSLPITRRGLFSQDDFFQGFQKDYSNAVEDVLNRWGSRASKADRFASYKRLRERDDSDDSKAATISETEDAYVIVIDMSDFANGQITVQTVQCSAVVEGKYGDRTYKRSFPLPSNTVIDGVKADLSDDNILTVTAPRKGRAVAIGTSGSTGSASTGTSQASASSIEAQIIPTECQSSLSSSCTTTKGRTIPMTLEGESAAASTAAQVVKNEALSTERRSSQSRIIPLNIEGEASSTTSATITTETAKEVSERIIPTTVQEQQGYRTVTSSYQNRILPINKRGRFFQDAAFENVWRDFETAIDELVARRGSRAGMEDDRDRFQSYRNLRDIVQQDDNQAATVSKENNECKIVVDVKDFVDGHLDVKAIEGEVIVSGKKGHYTFERRFTVAGLKQPDKVTAAISADGILTITAPLF